A genomic window from Agrobacterium tumefaciens includes:
- a CDS encoding glycerophosphodiester phosphodiesterase family protein, translating to MPKIVSHRGANRFAPENTFTAADLALRHGADYIELDVRESADGVLYVFHDETLDRTTDGTGPIGHALSSEIDALDAGGWFDESFKGASVPRLDAYLRHLRGRCGVYVELKYCDPVKVAALVRGLGMVRDTFFFSFSEEMRRGLAAAAPDFRKMMTLEIARSPSLAAAVHHASIIEITPEQMRKPGLVDACRNAGLEVMVYYGGDDVDLHNEIALAGVDYVNIDRPDLFDTVRRAARLPELA from the coding sequence ATGCCCAAAATCGTCTCCCATCGCGGTGCCAACCGGTTCGCACCCGAAAACACCTTTACCGCTGCCGACCTCGCCTTGCGACATGGGGCAGATTATATCGAGCTTGACGTGCGTGAGAGCGCGGACGGCGTTCTTTATGTCTTCCACGATGAAACGCTGGACCGCACCACCGACGGCACGGGGCCCATCGGCCATGCTCTTTCGAGCGAGATCGATGCGCTGGATGCCGGCGGCTGGTTTGATGAAAGCTTCAAGGGGGCGAGTGTACCCCGGCTCGATGCCTATCTACGTCATCTGCGTGGCCGCTGCGGTGTCTATGTCGAATTGAAATATTGCGATCCCGTCAAGGTCGCAGCGCTGGTGCGCGGCCTCGGCATGGTGCGCGATACCTTCTTTTTCTCCTTTTCCGAGGAAATGCGCCGGGGCCTGGCCGCCGCCGCACCGGATTTCCGCAAGATGATGACGCTCGAAATTGCCAGGTCGCCTTCGCTCGCAGCGGCCGTGCACCATGCCTCGATCATCGAGATCACGCCGGAACAGATGCGCAAGCCCGGACTTGTCGACGCATGCCGCAATGCGGGTCTCGAGGTCATGGTTTATTATGGTGGCGATGATGTCGACCTTCATAATGAGATCGCATTGGCCGGGGTAGACTATGTCAACATCGACCGCCCGGACCTGTTCGACACGGTACGGCGTGCCGCGCGGCTGCCTGAACTCGCATAA
- a CDS encoding ABC transporter ATP-binding protein, whose amino-acid sequence MARITLTNVTKSWGDTRVLQPMTLAIEDGEFVAVLGPSGCGKSTTLFLLAGLYAPTGGEIAFDGHNVNRIDARDRNVGIVFQSYALYPNLTVRQNIAFPLRFKNVAREEAARRVEEAASLVQISALLDRRPSQLSGGQQQRVALARALVKEPNILLLDEPLSNLDATLRITMRAELKSLQKRLKITTLIVTHDQIEAITMADRIICMNNGAIAQIGTPDDLYRRPDNLFVAGFIGTPPMNLLKGWAQGGQLQIGDALLDLDGSCDGEVTFGLRPEDIALVEPTEARLAGQVATVEPMGREVFYTIDTPAGMIHALEYGEVIRHAPGARVGIGCKSGLTLVFDASGNRIAGLHADLPHISTIPAPEPEPVN is encoded by the coding sequence ATGGCCAGGATCACCCTTACCAACGTCACCAAAAGCTGGGGCGACACCCGGGTTCTGCAACCGATGACGCTTGCCATCGAAGACGGCGAATTCGTCGCCGTTCTCGGCCCGTCGGGATGCGGAAAATCGACCACGCTTTTTCTGCTCGCCGGGCTTTACGCGCCGACCGGCGGAGAGATCGCCTTCGACGGCCATAACGTCAATCGCATCGATGCGCGCGACCGCAACGTCGGCATCGTCTTCCAGTCCTATGCGCTTTATCCCAACCTGACGGTGCGGCAGAACATCGCCTTTCCGCTGCGTTTCAAGAATGTTGCGCGCGAGGAAGCGGCGCGGCGGGTGGAGGAGGCGGCAAGCCTCGTGCAGATCAGCGCGTTGCTCGACCGGCGGCCCTCGCAGCTTTCCGGTGGCCAGCAGCAGCGTGTGGCGCTTGCCCGGGCGCTGGTCAAGGAACCCAACATCCTCCTCCTGGACGAGCCGCTTTCCAATCTCGATGCGACCCTGCGCATCACCATGCGCGCCGAGCTGAAAAGCCTGCAAAAACGGCTGAAGATCACCACGCTGATCGTCACCCATGACCAGATCGAGGCGATCACCATGGCTGACAGGATCATCTGCATGAACAATGGCGCGATCGCCCAGATCGGCACGCCTGATGATCTTTATCGGCGGCCCGACAATCTGTTCGTGGCCGGCTTCATCGGCACGCCGCCGATGAACCTCTTGAAGGGATGGGCGCAGGGCGGGCAGTTGCAGATTGGCGATGCCTTGCTCGATCTCGATGGTTCTTGCGACGGCGAGGTGACCTTTGGCCTGCGCCCGGAAGATATCGCCCTCGTTGAACCCACGGAAGCGCGGCTTGCGGGCCAGGTTGCCACCGTCGAGCCGATGGGGCGCGAGGTGTTCTACACGATCGACACGCCCGCAGGCATGATCCATGCGCTGGAATATGGTGAAGTCATACGTCATGCGCCCGGCGCGCGGGTCGGTATCGGCTGCAAATCCGGCCTGACGCTTGTTTTCGACGCATCCGGCAACCGCATTGCCGGGCTTCACGCCGATCTTCCCCACATTTCGACCATTCCGGCACCTGAGCCGGAGCCCGTAAACTGA
- a CDS encoding carbohydrate ABC transporter permease — protein sequence MTLAHSHAPAHRSAPDLKPDWTRLEKRSLAHRAGFLPVILVFLTVVSVPVLLPYLWLLVKSLTSSDDNLSRLVLWRSGAIAAFAYCGAIAVAIFSARLRNPVLLWLALGAVVAALVFVLVLPHLTIENYSFLWSRDIEKTGTTRMALMPSIWTAMRSSLLFAGSQTLIVALVATPAAYALSRFAFAGRENLLRGLLLLHAFPALALTVAIFVQLHYMGLLNNLFGVVLVMSALELPFAIFVLKGFFDNVPWDIEMSAVTDGATRFQAFRMVVLPQVRSGLIAVATFTFLRGWEEYVFVQTLLIEKSQMTMSLYLFFVAQDSVGVNYGMIAAVGIIYLLPVLIIYIFTQKYITQMSFGGIKG from the coding sequence ATGACGCTCGCCCACTCCCATGCGCCTGCCCACAGGAGCGCGCCTGACCTGAAGCCGGACTGGACGCGCCTTGAAAAGCGCAGTCTCGCGCATCGCGCCGGCTTTCTTCCGGTCATCCTCGTGTTCCTGACGGTCGTCTCTGTTCCCGTTCTCCTGCCCTATCTGTGGCTGCTGGTGAAATCGCTGACGAGTTCCGATGATAATCTCAGCCGGCTTGTCCTGTGGCGCAGCGGCGCAATCGCCGCTTTCGCTTATTGCGGGGCGATAGCGGTCGCAATTTTCTCCGCGCGCCTGCGCAATCCCGTGCTGTTGTGGCTGGCGCTTGGCGCCGTTGTTGCAGCACTCGTTTTCGTGCTGGTGCTGCCGCATCTGACCATTGAGAACTACAGTTTTCTGTGGAGCCGCGATATCGAGAAAACCGGCACCACGCGCATGGCGCTGATGCCGTCCATCTGGACAGCCATGCGCAGCTCGCTGCTGTTTGCCGGCTCCCAGACCCTGATCGTAGCGCTGGTCGCCACGCCTGCCGCCTATGCGCTGTCACGCTTTGCCTTTGCCGGACGCGAAAACCTGCTGCGAGGCCTTCTGCTGCTGCACGCCTTTCCGGCGCTTGCGCTCACCGTCGCGATCTTCGTGCAGCTGCACTACATGGGCCTTCTCAACAATCTCTTCGGCGTGGTGCTTGTCATGAGCGCACTGGAGCTGCCGTTTGCGATCTTCGTGCTCAAGGGCTTTTTCGACAATGTTCCTTGGGACATCGAAATGAGCGCCGTCACCGATGGCGCGACCCGCTTCCAGGCCTTTCGCATGGTGGTTCTGCCGCAGGTGAGAAGCGGGCTGATCGCGGTCGCCACCTTCACCTTTCTGCGCGGCTGGGAGGAATATGTCTTCGTCCAGACCCTGCTCATCGAAAAAAGCCAGATGACGATGAGCCTCTATCTCTTCTTCGTGGCACAGGACAGCGTTGGCGTGAATTACGGCATGATCGCCGCCGTCGGCATCATCTATCTGCTGCCTGTGCTGATCATTTACATCTTCACGCAGAAATACATCACCCAGATGAGTTTCGGCGGGATCAAAGGATAA
- a CDS encoding sugar ABC transporter permease, giving the protein MSQFQLRARRPARPIFYLAPALVLLGLFFLAPIVVNLVIAFTDMGANLKVGKFTVENFQRMVQRDMRLPIVLMTTLVYVGATLFLFNIGLGALLAVTTTAIPDRLGNFFRGLWLLPRMSPAVLYGVLWIWIADPTSSGLLNQFLGALGAPALNLRNDFPLLLVVVANGVVGASFAMVILTSSIRSIPSHLANAARVDGASEWGVLRHVVAPALSAPIRFITLYQALSLMTTYEYILLITGGGPVYDSTTYALYIYRRAFENGAYAYGAALALGLMAIGVAVTLIQWRLSNMRSTFAPAKIEVL; this is encoded by the coding sequence ATGTCCCAATTCCAGCTCAGAGCGCGCCGTCCGGCCCGGCCGATCTTTTATCTGGCGCCCGCACTTGTCCTGCTCGGCCTGTTTTTTCTCGCGCCGATCGTCGTCAATCTGGTGATCGCCTTTACCGATATGGGCGCAAATCTGAAGGTCGGCAAATTTACGGTCGAGAATTTCCAGCGCATGGTCCAGCGTGATATGCGCCTGCCGATCGTGCTGATGACGACGCTTGTCTATGTCGGCGCGACGCTGTTCCTCTTCAATATCGGCCTGGGTGCGCTGCTGGCCGTCACGACGACGGCGATACCGGACCGGCTCGGCAATTTCTTTCGCGGCCTGTGGCTGCTGCCGCGCATGAGCCCGGCCGTGCTTTATGGCGTGTTATGGATATGGATCGCCGATCCGACCTCTTCCGGCCTGCTCAACCAGTTTCTCGGCGCACTCGGTGCACCCGCTCTCAACCTGCGCAATGACTTTCCGCTGCTTCTGGTGGTCGTGGCGAACGGCGTCGTCGGCGCGTCCTTCGCCATGGTCATCCTCACATCGTCCATCCGCTCCATACCCTCGCATCTGGCCAATGCGGCGCGTGTCGATGGCGCCAGCGAATGGGGCGTGCTTCGCCATGTCGTCGCACCGGCGCTCTCTGCTCCCATCCGCTTCATCACGCTCTATCAGGCGCTGTCGCTGATGACGACCTATGAATATATCCTGCTGATCACCGGCGGTGGCCCGGTCTATGACAGCACGACCTATGCGCTTTATATCTACCGGCGCGCCTTCGAAAACGGCGCTTACGCCTATGGCGCGGCGCTGGCACTCGGCCTCATGGCCATCGGCGTTGCCGTGACACTCATCCAATGGCGTCTCAGCAACATGCGCTCGACCTTTGCTCCCGCCAAAATCGAGGTGCTGTGA
- a CDS encoding sugar ABC transporter substrate-binding protein has product MFKSLSLAATVALSALLPAVAFAEDINIKLWTLADKNAPGRVTNIEAAAGIMNAQFKAAGVDKRIVIDINNSSVQGWDAFALDTLKAFSVGQGPDIYVLPHEWIGQFAQDGYAMAMEDKIAATPWVYGDILPVLWNSAKATDGKIYGIPQDAEIRMFFYNKDMLRKIGKDEAFIEGLPAQVDAGEFTLDDLTALSKEVVDGKVAQYGMLHRPNVGIDYLMVFQSYGVKFMDEKTGKLVFPKAEMAKALGWYERNAKQGVTPVDNTAMSWEAIQTAFKQEKAFIFHQGVWAVAWQVGEKNGATWPTDGEGYFNKIGWISAPAAEKGGKPSNLSHPLLYTLNPKSKNADVAADLVALATLPYFNNEHAVTSYHTAISNAQTAMPKYRDNWVLSAASPMMKDAQFVPNHTKFGSYNKVLFSGLQAVETGKMTAAQAVDFIADELELQFGAEIEIREAASN; this is encoded by the coding sequence ATGTTCAAGTCTCTCTCCTTGGCGGCGACGGTCGCTCTCAGCGCGCTTTTGCCGGCTGTTGCCTTTGCCGAAGACATCAACATCAAGCTCTGGACACTTGCCGACAAGAATGCGCCCGGCCGCGTCACCAATATCGAGGCGGCGGCCGGTATCATGAACGCGCAGTTCAAGGCAGCAGGTGTCGACAAGCGCATCGTTATCGACATCAACAACAGCAGCGTACAGGGCTGGGACGCTTTCGCGCTGGATACGTTGAAGGCGTTTTCGGTGGGGCAGGGGCCGGATATTTACGTTCTGCCGCATGAGTGGATCGGCCAGTTCGCGCAGGACGGCTATGCGATGGCGATGGAAGACAAGATCGCTGCCACTCCGTGGGTCTATGGCGACATTCTGCCGGTTCTGTGGAATTCGGCCAAGGCGACGGACGGCAAGATTTACGGCATTCCGCAGGACGCGGAAATCCGCATGTTCTTCTACAACAAGGACATGCTGCGCAAGATCGGCAAGGATGAAGCCTTCATCGAAGGCCTGCCGGCCCAGGTTGATGCCGGCGAATTCACGCTCGATGATCTGACGGCGCTGTCGAAGGAAGTGGTTGATGGCAAGGTCGCGCAATATGGCATGCTGCACCGTCCGAATGTCGGCATCGATTATCTGATGGTGTTTCAGTCCTATGGCGTGAAGTTCATGGACGAAAAGACCGGCAAGCTGGTGTTCCCCAAGGCCGAGATGGCGAAGGCTCTCGGCTGGTACGAGCGTAACGCCAAGCAGGGCGTGACCCCGGTCGACAACACGGCCATGAGCTGGGAAGCGATCCAGACCGCATTCAAGCAGGAGAAGGCCTTCATTTTCCACCAGGGCGTCTGGGCGGTTGCCTGGCAGGTGGGTGAAAAGAATGGCGCGACCTGGCCGACCGATGGCGAGGGATATTTCAACAAGATAGGCTGGATTTCCGCACCGGCTGCCGAGAAGGGTGGCAAACCTTCCAACCTGTCGCACCCGCTGCTCTACACCCTCAATCCAAAGAGCAAGAATGCCGACGTCGCCGCCGATCTCGTGGCACTCGCGACATTGCCCTATTTCAACAACGAGCATGCCGTGACCTCCTATCACACGGCGATCAGCAACGCCCAGACGGCGATGCCGAAATATCGCGACAACTGGGTTCTTTCCGCTGCATCGCCGATGATGAAGGATGCGCAGTTCGTGCCCAACCACACCAAGTTCGGCAGCTACAACAAGGTGCTGTTCAGCGGTCTGCAGGCGGTTGAGACCGGCAAGATGACGGCTGCGCAGGCGGTCGATTTCATCGCCGACGAGCTCGAACTGCAATTCGGCGCAGAGATCGAAATCCGCGAAGCCGCAAGCAACTGA